A window of Longimicrobium sp. genomic DNA:
GCCGCTCGTGGTCGAGGGCCTTCCCGCCGGCGTCCACGCGGCGACGGTGCCTCGCCACGTCCGCGTCTTCCCCGCGTCCGCCGCCACGGCCACGCCGCCGACCGTCGCTCCGCCGCCGGCCGCCCCGTCTCCGCAGCCCGCGGCGGCGCCGGGCGCCCTCCCGCCGCCCGCTCCCGCCGCGCCGCCGAGGCCGCGGTGAGCGGGCCGCTGGTGCTGGGGATCGAGACGTCGTGCGACGAGACGTCCGCCGCGGTGCTGCGCGGCGACGACGAGCTGCTGGGGCACGTGATCTTCACGCAGGACATCCACCGGCTCTATGGCGGAGTCGTTCCCGAGCTGGCCAGCCGCGCGCATCTCCGCACGCTGGACGACGTTGTAGACGGCGCGCTGCGCGAGGCGGGCGTGGGGCTGGGGGACGTCGACGCCTTCGCGGTGACGGCCGGACCGGGGCTGATCGGCGCGCTCCTGGTCGGCGTCGCCTGGGCCAAGGCGGCGGCGTGGGCCGAGGGGAAGCCGGTGGTCGGCGTGCACCACATGGAGGCGCACCTCTTCGCCACGGAGTTGGAGAACCCGGGCGCCCGGCCGCCGTTCGTCGCGCTCCTCGTCTCCGGCGGGCACACGATGCTGCTGTGGGTGCCTGCTTGGGGCGAGTACCATCTTCTCGGAGCGACGCGGGACGACGCGGCGGGCGAGGCGTTCGACAAGGCGGCCAAGCTGCTCGGCCTCCCCTATCCCGGTGGCCCGTCGATCCAGAAGGCGGCGATGGAGGGCGATCCGAAGCGCCACCCGCTCCCGCGCCCGCTCCTCAACCGCGGCCAGCGTCCGGGCGACGCCGAGTACTACGACATGTCGTTCAGCGGGCTGAAGAACGCGCTCCGCCTCCTCGTCCGCGACCTGGAGAAGGAAGGGAGATTGGCGGACGAACTCCCCCACGTCGCCGCGTCGTTCCAGGCCGCGGTGGTGGACGTGCTGGCGAGCAAGACGCTGCGCGCGGTGAAGGAGACGGGATGCCGCCGCGTCGTCCTCGGCG
This region includes:
- the tsaD gene encoding tRNA (adenosine(37)-N6)-threonylcarbamoyltransferase complex transferase subunit TsaD, with the protein product MSGPLVLGIETSCDETSAAVLRGDDELLGHVIFTQDIHRLYGGVVPELASRAHLRTLDDVVDGALREAGVGLGDVDAFAVTAGPGLIGALLVGVAWAKAAAWAEGKPVVGVHHMEAHLFATELENPGARPPFVALLVSGGHTMLLWVPAWGEYHLLGATRDDAAGEAFDKAAKLLGLPYPGGPSIQKAAMEGDPKRHPLPRPLLNRGQRPGDAEYYDMSFSGLKNALRLLVRDLEKEGRLADELPHVAASFQAAVVDVLASKTLRAVKETGCRRVVLGGGVANSRALREEIKRRLGKDGELYAPSPRLSTDNAAMIARAGLFRLQRGETSGLELNARADLPFPGMVKGM